Proteins encoded by one window of Elaeis guineensis isolate ETL-2024a chromosome 12, EG11, whole genome shotgun sequence:
- the LOC105054851 gene encoding wall-associated receptor kinase 2-like isoform X1 — translation MASMPVFLLQLQLQLLVWLGTAAVASAITWSPSCPAQCGNISIPYPFGIGPNCFMEGFEVTCNKSKPLLGGNVELIDVDLVLGLAHVYSPISSTCYDTNGNFTGNDSGMNFAGTPFKFSDTRNKFTILGCSIVVYLQSSDNGSQIYESACSPTCNDTNRITDGSCNGVGCCQISIPKGLVRYNFSFNPTLNISSVDPQYPCNYYFLADKNRYQFMVSDIIKHQILERRQKGMPVVLDWLVGGTSCKKAKLNTTSYLCLSEHSECIDSTNGLGYYCSCSVGYEGNPFVPSGCQDINECGLPEQYPCYGTCVNSPGNYTCNCPRGTHGKALIEAGCIRDKSHLGTIIMMAGGVGVGILLLLASCVLTWRKLKERHVKKRKKKFFRQNRGLLLQQLVSSDETLIERIKIFTLEELEKAANNFDSTRVVGKGGHGTVYKGILSDQRVVAIKKSKIANQFELDQFINEMVILSQINHRNVVKLFGCCLESKIPLLVYEFIFGGTLFNHLHDSQQFAPLSLEDRLRIAAETASALSYLHSEASISIFHRDVKSSNILLNESYTAKVSDFGASRSIPPNRTCVTTAVQGTYGYLDPEYHQTGQLTEKSDVYSFGVILLELLTGKHPSSYGRHTERTLTLDFICCFRENRLYDILDPHIVGVGGEEEIEIVAALTELCLRVKGEERPTMREVEQKLDTMRRLGKSKCDFDVLQNDGMEADLPSMIPVEDSADGMTRQYSLEKELMLSLAEQPR, via the exons ATGGCATCCATGCCAGTGTTCTTGCTCCAGCTACAGCTACAGCTGCTGGTTTGGCTAGGAACAGCAGCGGTGGCATCAGCGATTACTTGGTCACCAAGCTGCCCAGCGCAGTGCGGCAATATCTCCATCCCATATCCCTTCGGCATTGGCCCGAACTGCTTCATGGAAGGTTTCGAGGTCACATGTAACAAGTCGAAGCCTCTCTTAGGTGGCAACGTCGAGCTAATCGATGTCGACCTGGTACTAGGCCTCGCGCATGTCTACAGCCCCATCAGCTCGACGTGCTACGACACCAACGGCAACTTCACCGGCAATGATTCGGGAATGAACTTTGCTGGCACACCTTTCAAGTTCTCCGACACGCGCAACAAGTTCACCATTCTTGGCTGCAGCATCGTCGTCTACCTACAAAGCTCCGACAACGGATCACAGATCTACGAAAGTGCATGCTCGCCGACATGCAACGATACAAACCGCATCACCGACGGCTCGTGCAACGGCGTGGGCTGCTGCCAGATTTCCATTCCCAAGGGGCTTGTCCGCTATAATTTTTCCTTTAATCCCACGCTCAATATCTCCAGCGTCGACCCGCAGTATCCTTGCAACTATTATTTCTTGGCAGATAAGAATCGGTACCAGTTCATGGTCTCTGATATCATAAAGCATCAGATACTTGAGAGACGTCAGAAAGGCATGCCCGTGGTGCTGGACTGGCTAGTAGGAGGCACGAGCTGTAAGAAAGCCAAGCTTAACACCACTTCTTACCTTTGTCTTAGCGAGCACAGCGAGTGTATTGACTCTACCAACGGTCTTGGATATTATTGCAGCTGTTCAGTGGGCTATGAAGGCAATCCCTTTGTCCCCAGTGGATGCCAAG ACATAAACGAGTGTGGGCTTCCGGAGCAGTATCCATGCTATGGAACCTGTGTTAATTCCCCGGGGAACTACACTTGCAACTGTCCACGTGGCACCCATGGAAAAGCGCTGATAGAAGCAGGGTGCATCAGAGATAAGTCCCATTTAG GCACAATAATTATGATGGCTGGAGGAGTTGGAGTaggcattcttcttcttcttgcatctTGTGTTCTGACTTGGAGAAAATTGAAGGAAAGACatgtaaaaaaaagaaaaaaaaagttctttcgTCAGAATCGGGGTTTGCTATTACAACAGCTCGTCTCTTCTGATGAAACTCTTATTGAGAGGATAAAAATCTTTACACTAGAAGAGCTGGAGAAGGCGGCCAATAATTTTGATAGCACTCGTGTGGTTGGTAAAGGAGGCCATGGCACTGTTTATAAAGGAATTTTATCAGACCAACGGGTTGTTGCTATCAAAAAGTCAAAGATAGCAAATCaatttgagttagatcaatttatAAATGAGATGGTCATTCTTTCTCAAATCAATCACAGGAATGTGGTTAAGCTCTTTGGATGTTGCCTAGAATCCAAAATCCCCttgttagtatatgaatttatcttCGGTGGAACTCTTTTCAACCATCTCCATGATAGCCAACAATTTGCTCctctatctttggaagatcgtCTAAGGATTGCCGCTGAAACTGCAAGTGCACTGTCCTATCTACACTCCGAGGCTTCAATATCAATTTTCCATAGAGATGTCAAGTCATCTAACATTCTACTCAATGAAAGTTATACTGCAAAGGTATCAGATTTTGGTGCATCAAGATCTATTCCTCCTAATCGAACATGTGTAACCACAGCTGTTCAAGGAACATATGGTTATTTGGATCCTGAGTACCATCAAACAGGCCAACTAACAGAAAAAAGTGATGTTTATAGCTTTGGAGTCATTCTTCTGGAGTTGCTAACTGGGAAACATCCAAGTTCGTACGGTAGACATACAGAGAGAACTCTAACTTTGGATTTCATTTGTTGCTTTAGGGAGAATCGTCTCTATGACATTTTAGACCCCCATATTGTGGGAgtgggaggagaagaagagattgaaataGTGGCTGCTCTTACTGAATTGTGCCTGAGAGTGAAAGGGGAAGAAAGGCCCACAATGAGGGAGGTGGAACAAAAACTTGACACCATGCGAAGGTTAGGAAAATCAAAGTGCGATTTCGATGTTTTACAAAATGATGGAATGGAAGCAGACTTGCCAAGCATGATACCAGTTGAAGACAGTGCTGATGGTATGACCAGACAGTACAGTCTAGAGAAAGAGCTCATGTTGTCACTAGCAGAGCAACCAAGATGA
- the LOC105054851 gene encoding wall-associated receptor kinase 2-like isoform X2 has product MASMPVFLLQLQLQLLVWLGTAAVASAITWSPSCPAQCGNISIPYPFGIGPNCFMEGFEVTCNKSKPLLGGNVELIDVDLVLGLAHVYSPISSTCYDTNGNFTGNDSGMNFAGTPFKFSDTRNKFTILGCSIVVYLQSSDNGSQIYESACSPTCNDTNRITDGSCNGVGCCQISIPKGLVRYNFSFNPTLNISSVDPQYPCNYYFLADKNRYQFMVSDIIKHQILERRQKGMPVVLDWLVGGTSCKKAKLNTTSYLCLSEHSECIDSTNGLGYYCSCSVGYEGNPFVPSGCQGTIIMMAGGVGVGILLLLASCVLTWRKLKERHVKKRKKKFFRQNRGLLLQQLVSSDETLIERIKIFTLEELEKAANNFDSTRVVGKGGHGTVYKGILSDQRVVAIKKSKIANQFELDQFINEMVILSQINHRNVVKLFGCCLESKIPLLVYEFIFGGTLFNHLHDSQQFAPLSLEDRLRIAAETASALSYLHSEASISIFHRDVKSSNILLNESYTAKVSDFGASRSIPPNRTCVTTAVQGTYGYLDPEYHQTGQLTEKSDVYSFGVILLELLTGKHPSSYGRHTERTLTLDFICCFRENRLYDILDPHIVGVGGEEEIEIVAALTELCLRVKGEERPTMREVEQKLDTMRRLGKSKCDFDVLQNDGMEADLPSMIPVEDSADGMTRQYSLEKELMLSLAEQPR; this is encoded by the exons ATGGCATCCATGCCAGTGTTCTTGCTCCAGCTACAGCTACAGCTGCTGGTTTGGCTAGGAACAGCAGCGGTGGCATCAGCGATTACTTGGTCACCAAGCTGCCCAGCGCAGTGCGGCAATATCTCCATCCCATATCCCTTCGGCATTGGCCCGAACTGCTTCATGGAAGGTTTCGAGGTCACATGTAACAAGTCGAAGCCTCTCTTAGGTGGCAACGTCGAGCTAATCGATGTCGACCTGGTACTAGGCCTCGCGCATGTCTACAGCCCCATCAGCTCGACGTGCTACGACACCAACGGCAACTTCACCGGCAATGATTCGGGAATGAACTTTGCTGGCACACCTTTCAAGTTCTCCGACACGCGCAACAAGTTCACCATTCTTGGCTGCAGCATCGTCGTCTACCTACAAAGCTCCGACAACGGATCACAGATCTACGAAAGTGCATGCTCGCCGACATGCAACGATACAAACCGCATCACCGACGGCTCGTGCAACGGCGTGGGCTGCTGCCAGATTTCCATTCCCAAGGGGCTTGTCCGCTATAATTTTTCCTTTAATCCCACGCTCAATATCTCCAGCGTCGACCCGCAGTATCCTTGCAACTATTATTTCTTGGCAGATAAGAATCGGTACCAGTTCATGGTCTCTGATATCATAAAGCATCAGATACTTGAGAGACGTCAGAAAGGCATGCCCGTGGTGCTGGACTGGCTAGTAGGAGGCACGAGCTGTAAGAAAGCCAAGCTTAACACCACTTCTTACCTTTGTCTTAGCGAGCACAGCGAGTGTATTGACTCTACCAACGGTCTTGGATATTATTGCAGCTGTTCAGTGGGCTATGAAGGCAATCCCTTTGTCCCCAGTGGATGCCAAG GCACAATAATTATGATGGCTGGAGGAGTTGGAGTaggcattcttcttcttcttgcatctTGTGTTCTGACTTGGAGAAAATTGAAGGAAAGACatgtaaaaaaaagaaaaaaaaagttctttcgTCAGAATCGGGGTTTGCTATTACAACAGCTCGTCTCTTCTGATGAAACTCTTATTGAGAGGATAAAAATCTTTACACTAGAAGAGCTGGAGAAGGCGGCCAATAATTTTGATAGCACTCGTGTGGTTGGTAAAGGAGGCCATGGCACTGTTTATAAAGGAATTTTATCAGACCAACGGGTTGTTGCTATCAAAAAGTCAAAGATAGCAAATCaatttgagttagatcaatttatAAATGAGATGGTCATTCTTTCTCAAATCAATCACAGGAATGTGGTTAAGCTCTTTGGATGTTGCCTAGAATCCAAAATCCCCttgttagtatatgaatttatcttCGGTGGAACTCTTTTCAACCATCTCCATGATAGCCAACAATTTGCTCctctatctttggaagatcgtCTAAGGATTGCCGCTGAAACTGCAAGTGCACTGTCCTATCTACACTCCGAGGCTTCAATATCAATTTTCCATAGAGATGTCAAGTCATCTAACATTCTACTCAATGAAAGTTATACTGCAAAGGTATCAGATTTTGGTGCATCAAGATCTATTCCTCCTAATCGAACATGTGTAACCACAGCTGTTCAAGGAACATATGGTTATTTGGATCCTGAGTACCATCAAACAGGCCAACTAACAGAAAAAAGTGATGTTTATAGCTTTGGAGTCATTCTTCTGGAGTTGCTAACTGGGAAACATCCAAGTTCGTACGGTAGACATACAGAGAGAACTCTAACTTTGGATTTCATTTGTTGCTTTAGGGAGAATCGTCTCTATGACATTTTAGACCCCCATATTGTGGGAgtgggaggagaagaagagattgaaataGTGGCTGCTCTTACTGAATTGTGCCTGAGAGTGAAAGGGGAAGAAAGGCCCACAATGAGGGAGGTGGAACAAAAACTTGACACCATGCGAAGGTTAGGAAAATCAAAGTGCGATTTCGATGTTTTACAAAATGATGGAATGGAAGCAGACTTGCCAAGCATGATACCAGTTGAAGACAGTGCTGATGGTATGACCAGACAGTACAGTCTAGAGAAAGAGCTCATGTTGTCACTAGCAGAGCAACCAAGATGA